In Vitis riparia cultivar Riparia Gloire de Montpellier isolate 1030 chromosome 19, EGFV_Vit.rip_1.0, whole genome shotgun sequence, the following proteins share a genomic window:
- the LOC117909202 gene encoding TPR repeat-containing thioredoxin TTL1 — MSHSGKPISEVGLGAVADRFRETLNCDSNKPDFKELDLGSPVSPLRTRRSGPAGSGVTTTSSSSSSSGSVSGRNANNQLAKRADGAGNNHSGELSGSSESSPTAAESVRSGGASRNFKPGHGRSDSGGAHPLIYSGGGSVNSPSVNVFPTGNICPSGKILKTGMANRSSRSDVLGSGMGNYGHGSIMRGGAAPKSGDPGVTYSKGNAGCESAKRAMSSLDPEEVKQAGNDQYKRGHFREALSFYDRAIALSPGNAAYHSNRAAALTGLRRLPEAVRECEEAVRLDPGYWRAHQRLASLYRRLGQVENARRHLFVPGQQPDPAELQKLLEVEKHLSKCSDARRIGDWRSALREGDAAIAAGADSSPQIFTCRVEAHLKLHQLDDAESNLSYIPKSEPSGQSSSQAKFFGMLSEAYLHFVQAQIEMALGRFENAVTAVEKAGQIDPRNVEVAVLLNNVRMVARARARGNDLFKSERFTEACAAYGEGLRLDPSNSVLYCNRAACYYKLGMWERSVDDCNQALYIQPNYMKALLRRAASYSKLERWVDAVRDYELLRRELPNDNDVAESLFHAQVALKKSRGEEVYNMKFGGEVEDVSGLEQFKSAISSPGVSIVLFKAATNPQSEQISPFVDTLCGRYPSLSFLKVDVEQSPAIASVENVRILPTFKIYKNGSRVKEIICPTREVLESSVRHYGF; from the exons ATGTCGCATTCCGGGAAACCCATTTCGGAGGTAGGGTTGGGTGCAGTGGCGGATCGGTTTCGGGAGACGTTAAACTGCGACAGCAACAAGCCTGATTTTAAGGAACTCGATCTGGGCTCGCCGGTATCGCCGCTGCGGACTCGACGGAGTGGCCCGGCCGGGAGTGGAGTCACCACTACCAGCAGTAGCTCCAGTTCGTCCGGATCGGTGTCAGGCCGGAATGCGAACAACCAGCTTGCGAAACGAGCGGATGGCGCCGGAAACAACCACTCCGGCGAGCTTTCAGGGTCGAGCGAGAGTAGCCCGACGGCCGCCGAGAGCGTTCGATCTGGCGGGGCTTCTAGGAATTTTAAGCCCGGCCACGGGAGGTCCGATTCCGGTGGCGCCCACCCGTTAATCTATTCCGGCGGTGGCTCCGTGAATTCTCCGTCCGTCAACGTTTTCCCGACGGGCAACATTTGTCCATCTGGGAAGATTTTGAAAACTGGCATGGCCAATCGGAGCTCGAGAAGCGACGTTTTGGGGTCCGGAATGGGCAATTACGGCCACGGCAGCATAATGCGGGGCGGCGCCGCCCCAAAATCCGGCGATCCTGGCGTCACATATTCAAAGGGCAATGCCGGTTGCGAATCTGCGAAGAGGGCAATGTCGAGTTTGGATCCAGAAGAGGTGAAACAGGCCGGGAATGATCAATACAAAAGGGGCCATTTTCGAGAGGCATTGAGCTTTTACGATCGAGCAATTGCATTGTCTCCGGGAAATGCCGCTTACCACAGCAACCGGGCGGCGGCATTGACGGGTCTACGCCGGTTGCCGGAGGCGGTGAGGGAATGTGAGGAGGCCGTGAGGTTGGATCCAGGGTATTGGAGAGCTCATCAGCGTTTAGCATCACTTTACCGTAG GTTAGGGCAAGTAGAAAATGCGAGGAGGCACCTTTTTGTTCCTGGGCAGCAACCTGATCCAGCAGAGTTACAGAAGTTACTAGAAGTAGAGAAGCATCTTAGTAAATGCTCTGATGCCAGGAGGATCGGTGATTGGAGGAGTGCATTGAGGGAAGGTGATGCTGCCATTGCTGCTGGAGCTGACTCTTCTCCCCAG ATCTTTACGTGTAGAGTAGAAGCCCATTTAAAGCTCCATCAACTTGACGACGCAGAATCAAACTTATCATACATTCCCAAATCTGAACCATCAGGACAATCATCCTCACAGGCTAAGTTTTTTGGGATGCTTTCTGAAGCTTACCTACATTTTGTTCAGGCCCAGATTGAGATGGCATTAGGAAG GTTTGAGAATGCAGTTACAGCTGTGGAGAAAGCTGGGCAGATTGATCCCCGCAATGTTGAAGTTGCTGTGCTTCTCAACAATGTGAGGATGGTTGCAAGAGCTCGTGCCCGTGGCAATGATCTCTTCAAATCTGAAAGGTTCACTGAAGCTTGCGCTGCATATGGTGAAGGCCTCAGGCTGGATCCTTCCAACTCTGTTCTTTATTGCAACAGAGCAGCTTGCTATTATAAGCTTGGAATGTGGGAACGATCTGTTGATGACTGCAATCAGGCCCTCTACATCCAACCCAATTACATGAAAGCTCTTCTCCGAAGGGCTGCCTCATACAGCAAG CTAGAAAGGTGGGTTGATGCTGTCAGAGATTATGAGCTTTTGAGGAGGGAACTCCCAAATGACAATGATGTAGCTGAGTCTCTATTCCATGCCCAAGTTGCATTGAAGAAATCGCGTGGGGAAGAAGTCTATAATATGAAGTTTGGTGGCGAAGTGGAGGACGTATCAGGTCTTGAGCAGTTCAAGTCTGCAATATCTTCACCTG GTGTGTCCATTGTCCTTTTCAAAGCAGCCACCAATCCGCAAAGCGAGCAGATATCTCCGTTTGTAGACACCCTTTGTGGTCGATACCCATCATTAAGTTTTCTCAAG GTTGATGTGGAACAGAGCCCAGCAATAGCAAGTGTAGAGAATGTCAGGATACTGCCAACATTCAAGATCTATAAAAATGGTAGCCGAGTGAAGGAAATCATCTGCCCTACTCGCGAAGTGTTGGAATCCTCGGTGAGGCATTACGGTTTTTAG
- the LOC117909673 gene encoding probable beta-1,3-galactosyltransferase 14, whose protein sequence is MPSSPKFFHARQPPSRSKFTFFILLCLVTGFGGFLFGILAFLRPGSGYSCIGGGGPVRSVSVVWDKSGGGGGGDSGDGGGGDGGGKRYKVMGFVGIQTGFGSVGRRQSLRKSWMPADRQGLQRLEDATGLAFRFVIGRTNDRAKMAELRKEVAQYDDFMLLDIEEEYSKLPYKTLAFFKAAYALFDSEFYVKADDDIYLRPDRLSLLLAKERSHSQTYLGCMKKGPVFTDPKLKWYEPLSYMLGNEYFLHAYGPIYALSADVVASLVALRNNSFRMFSNEDVTIGAWMLAMNVNHEDNRALCSPECTSSSIAVWDIPKCSGLCNPEKRLLELHQKEICSNTPTLVSDD, encoded by the exons ATGCCTTCCTCTCCCAAATTCTTCCATGCCCGTCAACCTCCCTCGCGCAGTAAATTCACGTTCTTCATCCTCCTCTGCCTCGTCACCGGCTTCGGCGGGTTCCTTTTTGGGATCCTTGCCTTTCTCCGTCCAGGTTCAGGGTACAGTTGCATTGGCGGCGGCGGCCCGGTCAGATCGGTGTCTGTGGTTTGGGATAAAAGTGGCGGTGGAGGGGGCGGGGATTCcggtgatggtggtggtggggaTGGGGGAGGGAAGAGGTATAAGGTGATGGGGTTTGTGGGGATTCAGACTGGGTTCGGGTCTGTGGGGCGGCGGCAGTCGCTGAGGAAGTCGTGGATGCCCGCAGATCGGCAAGGGCTGCAGCG CCTGGAAGACGCTACTGGTTTGGCATTCAGGTTTGTTATTGGTAGAACCAACGATAGAGCAAAGATGGCAGAGCTCAGAAAGGAGGTTGCACAATATGATGATTTCATGTTATTAGATATTGAGGAGGAGTACAGTAAGCTCCCATACAAAAC GCTAGCTTTCTTCAAAGCTGCCTATGCACTTTTTGACTCTGAGTTCTATGTTAAAGCTGATGATGACATATACTTGAGGCCAG ATCGCCTGTCACTGCTCTTGGCAAAAGAGCGTTCACACTCTCAAACTTACCTTGGATGCATGAAGAAGGGTCCGGTTTTCACTGACCCAAAGCTGAAATG GTATGAGCCACTCTCCTACATGCTTGGGAATGAGTATTTTCTCCATGCTTATGGTCCAATATATGCTCTTTCTGCTGATGTTGTTGCAAGCTTGGTTGCTCTTAGAAACAACAG TTTCCGGATGTTTAGCAATGAGGATGTTACAATTGGGGCATGGATGCTGGCGATGAATGTCAACCACGAAGATAATCGAGCACTGTGTTCACCAGAGTGTACATCATCATCAATTGCTGTGTGGGATATTCCCAAATGTTCAG GTCTTTGTAATCCAGAGAAGAGGCTATTGGAACTCCATCAAAAAGAGATCTGCTCAAACACCCCAACTTTGGTATCTGATGATTAG